TCAGGAATTTCTATGTCCTTGAGAAGGGGTGCTTGTAGACCCTCTTCGTCATCTCCAATGAATTTCATGATCAGTACATTGCGTTTCACGGCAATTGGTTCAGGCACTTTCACTCCTGCTTCATGAAATCTTAGGAGGTTTTTGAACTCCTTGTTAGCCCACTGAGGAATCAATGATCTTGCACCAGTTCCAACTCGCTTGAAGCGAGGGTCACCAGCAATGTATTTCTGCATATACTCCTTTTGTGCTGTAGTCATGCGGTAAATCTTGATAGCAACATATGTTCCATCTCGTTTCTGACCGCGATAGACATTCGCTTCTTTGCCTGCGCTGATAACGCCATGTACAGCATCAATGACCCCACGATTCAGAAGATTATATAACACTTTGAGCGTGGGTGGATCGATTACACCCTCTACAACTTTTAGTTCATCAGAGTCCTTTCTCTTCTTGCGGTCCTCGTCTTCTTGTGCTTTTTCAAACCGGGAGAGAATGTCTTCATAATCTTCTTCCCGTCGCGCCATATCCATCCTACCTAATCATCTAATCATGTTTTGACCCTAAGAAGAGAAAACTAGAGATCAAAATGCAACGGTCTTTTTGGGTATTCTAGAACATTTCCAAGATGCCTTTCCGTTCTAGCCAATCGACTTCATTGCCTTTGTATCGCCAAACGACATCACATTTCTCATCGCTTTGAAAAGACCAAGGCACAATTAATACTGTATCTCCAACACGCATCCAGATTCGCTTTTTCATACGGCCGGGTATTCGACCAACTCGCATCTCGCCATCCTCACAGCGAACCCTGACACGGTCATGCCCCAACATCTGGACTATTATAGCAAACTGCTCGCCCTCTGATCTATGGGGCGTACGTACGCGCATTGGTTGGTCTTCATCATTTGATCTATTCCCACGGGCCAAAACGACATCTCCAAGGTCAACTAGAGTATTATCTGACCTTGCGAAAAGCTTCTGCAGAGGACATTTAAGGGTTGCTGAATATCACACGGAAATCTCATTCTCCAATGAGGGTTTCATCAGAGATTTGAGATTCAGAAAATCTCTCAAGGATGGCAAAGAGCCACAATGACAGACTAATACACAAACGTTTCACACATTCGATGGG
Above is a window of Candidatus Thorarchaeota archaeon DNA encoding:
- a CDS encoding serine protein kinase RIO, which encodes MARREEDYEDILSRFEKAQEDEDRKKRKDSDELKVVEGVIDPPTLKVLYNLLNRGVIDAVHGVISAGKEANVYRGQKRDGTYVAIKIYRMTTAQKEYMQKYIAGDPRFKRVGTGARSLIPQWANKEFKNLLRFHEAGVKVPEPIAVKRNVLIMKFIGDDEEGLQAPLLKDIEIPEPGEVFNEIMDMVLRGYRDAEIVHADLSEFNIMWYGGPVLIDVSQAVLKAHPHAKEFLFRDIENLARYFGRLGVETEDPATMVEEIVSSGDEK
- the eif1A gene encoding translation initiation factor eIF-1A is translated as MRVRTPHRSEGEQFAIIVQMLGHDRVRVRCEDGEMRVGRIPGRMKKRIWMRVGDTVLIVPWSFQSDEKCDVVWRYKGNEVDWLERKGILEMF